The following is a genomic window from Amycolatopsis cihanbeyliensis.
TGTCCCGTCCTGGATGATCCGGGCGAACGGGGTCCCGGTGACCCATTCGGTCACCACGACCTTTGGCGAGCTCGCGACCACCTTGGGCACCAGCATCTGATCGTCGCCCGCGAACGCCTTGGCGAACCCGCGCTGGTTGTCCGCCTCGGTTCGGTAGTCCAGCTCCTCGTCCATCCGGGCGGCCAGTTCGGCCAGCAGCGGCTTGACCTCGGTGCCGGGCACCAGGGTCTGGAACAGCCTGGCGAACCGCTGTAGCTGCCGCAGGTCGCTGCGCAGCGCCTCGTCCGCGCCTGGGTACTGCACCTTGACCGCGACCTCGCGGCCGTCGTGCCACACCGCGCGGTGTACCTGGCCGATGCTGGCCGCGGCGGCCGGCTCGTCGTCGAACTCGGCGAACCGCTCGGACCAGCGGCGCCCGAGCTGCTCGGCCAGCACTCGATGGGTCTGCCGCGCGGGCATCGGTGGGGCCGCGGACTGCAACTTGGTCAGCGCCTCCCGGTACGGCGCCGCCATCTCCTCCGGCACCGCCGCCTCGAAGACGCTCAGCGCCTGACCGAACTTCATTGCGCCGCCCTTGAGGGTGCCGAGCACCTCGAACAGCTGCTCGGCCGCCCGCGCGGACATGGCGGCGTTGACCTCCCTGGCGTCCTGCCCGCCCAGCCGCCTGCCCCAGCCGCCGACCGCCCTTCCCGCCATACCGAGCGGCAGGCTGGCGAGTCTCGCCGTGCGTGCCGCGGCCCGGCGCGGGATCGCGGAGGCACGGTCGTCGGTCGAGTCGCGGAAGTCGGTCACGCCCGCGATTCTGCCTTGTCGATCAGCCCTTGCGCAGCCGTTTGCGGGCGTAAGAAACCACTACCGCACGGGCGGTACGAGCCGCGGCGGTTTCGCGCCGCACCAGCATTCCGGGTGGGGCAGCCAGGAGCGGTGGGCGACCGTGCCGTCGTAGGCGTCGATCTCAAGGGCCGCGTTCCACACCGGGGGTGGCTCGCCGGTGTGACGTAACGCACGCAGCACCTGGGTGGTGGCCAGCGCCGCGGTGGCCTGCACGGTGCTCAGCTCCGCGTGCTGGGTGCGGCCGGCGAGCTGGCCCGCCAGCCGGGGCCAGGACGGATCGCGTGCCGTGCGGTGCAGGTCGGCGCAGCGCAGGCAGCTGCTGCGGCCGGGGTACACCAGTGGCCCGATGATCCCGGTGCCCTCCCGAACCCGCACGGGCAGATGCGGCAGGCCGTCGGCGACCAGCTCGCGGACCACCTCGGGAGCGGGCACCACGGCATCGGTGAGCAGCACAAGGTCCGGCTCCTGCGGGCGGGTCAGCCGGGTGGTGCGGGTCTTCGGGTTGGCCCTGCGCACCGCGTGCAGGATGGCGAGCCTGCTGGGCCGGCCGACATCGGCCGCGGTGTAGCCGGAGCCGAGCTCGTCGCCGGTGACCATGCCGGTGGCCCGAACGTCGAGGTGGCCGACCCCGGCCGTGGCCAGCAGGGTGGCCATCGCGACCGCCAACCTGCCACCGCCGTACATCACCAGCGCACAGTGCTCGGGCAACTCCGCGTCCGGCGACCCGGCATCCTCGAGCAGCCCGCGCTCGACCAGCCCGGTCAGTAGCGCCCGCAGGTGCTCGGCGTCCTCGTCCGCGGCAAGGTCCAGCAGGGCGCGCGTGCTGGTGGAGCCGTCGAGCCCCCGCAGGATCTCGATCACCGGCCGCGGCAGCCCGGAGGCGACAACGGCATGCCGCGGATCGAGCCCGATCTGGACCTCGCCGGCGTCACGTTCCAGCACTTCGAGCCCGGGCAGCAGCCGGGGCCGCTCGGGCAGTGTCACGTCGGGTAACTGTTCGGTCATGCAGATCAGGGTGCGCCCGAACCGCTAACCGTCCGCTAAGAACACCCCGCTTTGTCCACAGTGCCAAGGGCTCTGTGGACAACTGGAGGATGTGGCGGAGAAACCATCCGCGTTGTCGGTCGCTGCCCTTACGGTGGATGGGTGGCCGAAGCACGGGTGCCCTCGCTGAGGAACCGAGGCAAGAAGAACTCGCAGCCGCGAACTCCGCAGCCAGAGATTCCACAACAGAAGATCGAGGTGCGGCGCAGCGCACGCCGGCGCCGCACCGTGACCGCGTACCGGGATGGCGACACGCTCGTCGTGCTGATCCCGGCCAAGATGAGCAGGAAGGAGGAGGAGCACTGGGTCGCCGAGATGCAACGCAAGCTGCAACGCACCGAGACCAGGCGAGCCTCGCCCGCGCGCGCGTCCGACGAGGCGCTGCTGTTGCGCTGCGCCGAGCTGTCCGCGCGGTACCTCGACAACACGGTCGCTCCCGCCAGCGTTCGCTGGGTCCGCCCGATGCGGACCCGCTGGGCCTCCTGCACGCCGGTCGACCGGACGATTCGGGTGAGTG
Proteins encoded in this region:
- a CDS encoding ABC1 kinase family protein; translation: MTDFRDSTDDRASAIPRRAAARTARLASLPLGMAGRAVGGWGRRLGGQDAREVNAAMSARAAEQLFEVLGTLKGGAMKFGQALSVFEAAVPEEMAAPYREALTKLQSAAPPMPARQTHRVLAEQLGRRWSERFAEFDDEPAAAASIGQVHRAVWHDGREVAVKVQYPGADEALRSDLRQLQRFARLFQTLVPGTEVKPLLAELAARMDEELDYRTEADNQRGFAKAFAGDDQMLVPKVVASSPKVVVTEWVTGTPFARIIQDGTREQRNEAGRLLAEFHYSSPTRAHLLHSDPHPGNFMLLEDGRLCVIDFGAVARLPEGAPLTFGVIMRLALEGRSAELLDALRAEGFVRPGTELDAEDVYAYLAPLVAPLTRERFHFTRRWAQQQAGRIGDTRGQDFRTGRSLNLPPSWLLIHRVTAGAVGILCQLDAELELRAIVDRWQPGFHEGAG
- a CDS encoding TOMM precursor leader peptide-binding protein, with product MTEQLPDVTLPERPRLLPGLEVLERDAGEVQIGLDPRHAVVASGLPRPVIEILRGLDGSTSTRALLDLAADEDAEHLRALLTGLVERGLLEDAGSPDAELPEHCALVMYGGGRLAVAMATLLATAGVGHLDVRATGMVTGDELGSGYTAADVGRPSRLAILHAVRRANPKTRTTRLTRPQEPDLVLLTDAVVPAPEVVRELVADGLPHLPVRVREGTGIIGPLVYPGRSSCLRCADLHRTARDPSWPRLAGQLAGRTQHAELSTVQATAALATTQVLRALRHTGEPPPVWNAALEIDAYDGTVAHRSWLPHPECWCGAKPPRLVPPVR
- a CDS encoding M48 family metallopeptidase is translated as MEVRRSARRRRTVTAYRDGDTLVVLIPAKMSRKEEEHWVAEMQRKLQRTETRRASPARASDEALLLRCAELSARYLDNTVAPASVRWVRPMRTRWASCTPVDRTIRVSERLRDVPSWVLDYVLVHELAHLRVAGHDAQFWRLVRRYPRTERAIGYLEGLSAAAGWGLSDTED